ATTGTCTGCGTGTTGAGTAGAGATAACGATCGCGTCGATACGTTTTGCAAGACCGTTTTCATACTGAACAGTCACTTGAGATTTAGCATCTGGACGTAACCAGTCTACTTTGTTTGCTTTACGCAGACCCGCTAGATCATGAACTAGCTTATGAGACATCGCGATTGAAAGAGGCATCAATTCTGGAGTTTCGTTTACTGCGTAACCGAACATCAAACCTTGGTCACCAGCACCTTGATCGTCAGAAAGAGTTTCTTTAACACCTACTGCGATATCTGGAGATTGTTGGCCTACCGCAACCATCACAGCGCAAGTTTTGTAGTCAAAACCCTTGTCTGAATGATCGTAACCAATGCGTTTAACTACATCGCGGGCTACTTCTGAAAAGTTCACTTTTGCTGAAGTTGTGATTTCACCAGCTACTACAACCAAACCTGTAGTTAGAAGAGTTTCACAGGCAACGCGACCTTTTGGGTCTTGCGCTAAGATGGCATCAAGAACGCCATCAGAAATTTGGTCAGCCATTTTATCCGGATGGCCTTCAGATACAGATTCACTGGTAAACAAATAGTTCTTCACAGTAATGCTTCCTCATTAGGAAAGGTGTTAATGAGCTCGGTTGCAGGATGCTTAAGTGTACCTGAAACCATCCTAAATGCCCTTCGCATTTAGCGAGGCGCCAAGCTATCAAAGTGAGATAGACGGGTCAAGAACCCTTGGATTTCTCGTGGTAAAAATAGCTCAACTCGAGGAAAAATATGGTGAAACCACCGACCAAGCCAATGAGGCCTAAGCCAATCATGAATTGGGCGACCGTTTGCCCCAATGGAGTCAGGCTGGATTCAGGCACATAGCCGCTTGCGTGTAGGTAGTACATGCTAAGAAATCCGAGGGCGGTGATAAAAATCCACAAAGCGGCGTGGAATTTATTAGTTAGAATGCCCACAATTAAAGGCAAAACAGCAAACCAAATCAACGTTGGAGCAAAAAAGCCCCCAGTGAAAAATGAAAATGAGAACTGGAAAATCATTCCGGGCACGACCATGCAGTAAGCGCCCGAACAAATAGATTTAGTCCACTTTCCCACCACAGGTGCCAGGGCGTGAACCATAGAACAAGCAAAGCCGATATAAGCGACTTCTTTTCTTTCAACCAAAAGAAGTGCAATAAAGCTATAAGTCCACATCAATAAACCGGTAAACACGGTTATGAGCGTAAGAAGCTTATACTTAAATAAGCGGACCGTTTCGCTTTCCTCAATCACGGCTGAGAAAACAAAATCGTTCCAATTTTGTGCTTGTTCCATATCGCTCATAAATTTGTTCCAGTACGTTCCAAAAAAAAGAGAGTGGTTTGTTTGTAAACCACTCTCTTGATCAAGTCTATAGCATCTTGTTTATTACGCTGCTTTTTTCCAGCGCACCGGTTCGAAGCGTACATCCTTCGATAACTCCGGCTTTTTATGATTTTTGTACTGCTTGCTGATCTTCAAAAACTGTTTTTCAAGTTTATCTGAAACAGAATCCACTGCTGCATAGATATCTGACGCGTAGGCGGTGGCTTTAAAGTACTTCTCTTTAGTATTCACGGAAATCTCGACACAGAACTCGTGATTCTGCTTAGAAAAATACACGTTGCCGTAACCCTCTTTAAGCAGGAAGCGACTGACCTCATCCATCTTTTCGCTGGTGTAGTTTACTAGCGAACCTGAATGATCCAAATGCTTAAAGGTATAGTTGAGTTTCATTTTTTCCCCTTTCAAGGCGTATGCGAAGCCCTTCGGCTTCATGCCATTCTTATCGGCCTACCTAGACCAAAGATGAGCCTTAATTTGAGACTCAGTAGGATTTTTTTTCGGTTAATCGGCATTTTCGAAAGATCTTGAGGTCTTCTCGATTTCCAAGATAGCGG
This is a stretch of genomic DNA from Bdellovibrio reynosensis. It encodes these proteins:
- the hpf gene encoding ribosome hibernation-promoting factor, HPF/YfiA family codes for the protein MKLNYTFKHLDHSGSLVNYTSEKMDEVSRFLLKEGYGNVYFSKQNHEFCVEISVNTKEKYFKATAYASDIYAAVDSVSDKLEKQFLKISKQYKNHKKPELSKDVRFEPVRWKKAA